In Acanthopagrus latus isolate v.2019 chromosome 23, fAcaLat1.1, whole genome shotgun sequence, the genomic window AACCTCAGGGCTCGACTGGAGGTTCCACTGcaggacagcacacacacacacacacacacacaagaaattcTGTCTCATTAAGTAGAGGCACAGTACTGGCTTCACTTATACCTGGCTTTGAGGAGAGCTCATTTGAGATGATGGAGGACTAAACTAATAAGGGCAGGGCCGGAGGGGCTGCCAGGGATGGAACTGCTCCCCCTGCAATCCGATTCACCACCTCGAGTCAGAGAGTGATAGTTGGCTTGTTAGTGTCAAGGATGGATTACTGAGCCAGTCTACTGGGTGCAGGCCCAGCGGACTGTTAACATCTCAGTCAGCAGCaaagagaagcaaaacaaactgaatttaagACAAAAGCCAAAGTAAGTtatgcaaaacaacaaaagttaCAAAAATTAATGCAAGAATGATCAAGACGTAACACAAAATGACTCAGAAAGCCCACAAAATGGCTTAAAACAACACCAAATTGACTCAGGACTAGCAAATAAACTGaggcaaaataaacacagaatgaCTCAAAACGACCACAGAATGACTCAAAATGACTACAAAGTAATTACACatcaaccacaaacaaaaccatgataaaatgactcaaaactaCCACATAATGAcgacaaacacatgcaaaatgacagcagatacaaaataaccaaaaaatCAGGGGAAAGTGGCCGtgaagtgacaaaaaaatgaccacTGAGTAATGTTTAacacccaaaacaaacagaatgtgacTAAATGTTACTATTGATACCAACTATTATATCTGAACTTTCTGAACTAACCCCTgcgctctccttcctccttcctccttgcTCTGAGGAGAGCTCATTGGAGATGATGGAGGACTGAACTAATAGGGTGGAATGGTGCGGACAGGCCTTTATGAAAAAGTGCACAGAGATGCTGTTCGAGCAGATGCGCGGGGTCATAAAGGGAGCACAGCCGGGACACGTAACTTCACCTGAGTGGGACGAGGGGGAGCAATTAATGGCATCAGTGTGGACTGTTAACTGTCACATTTAGCAGAGAGGGCATTATGTAAAGCAGAGCTGTGTGGGAGCTTtgaactgcagctctgcttgTGCTGCAGCGGGGGCAAGGGGTCACAGCCTCTGGAGGTTATTATGTAACAGCGGGGCCATCTCCATGGCCGTCCTCTGGCCACAGTGACAGAGGGCTTCACCCCGGCTTCCTCCTCCCGCCGCTTCTACACGGACAgcaggcttttttctttttttagggcTCGGTTTATCATAAGTGTCCTTTAGAGGATAGTTTCCTCTTCGCCGCAGAACTGCTTTGGtagagaaaatgtcagatttctTGAAATGCTGCTCAGCTGAGAACAATTGTCCTTCAGCTGCCTCGGCTGCAGGTTAGCGGGAAGGAGGTGGGACCTTGAAAAATCCTTACAGGAAATCCACATTTCTGCTAAGAGTGCTGAATATTATGCAAAGATGTCTCTTGCAGGACATCTAAATGGCCTGTGGAGCCCTCTCAGGGTCTTCCTCATTACCTGCTGAAGTGGAGGTTTTAGTTTTGGCAGTGATGAGTCAGAATGGATGATGTTGGGGGCTTAATTACCGTACTGTGACTGCTAAGAGTTCTGATGTCAGCCAAATACAAGCCTTACAGCTCAAGGACACATATAGCCAGTTAAAACATGCAATGTTAGCTAGTCTTGCCATCCATCAGTTCTGCATAGGTGGCGGCTCTCATCACCGCTGATGCCGAccttttcagctgcagcacatggGAGCGGACTCAGAGGCTGACCACGTTTAACAAGCTCAGAGAGGAGCGGCGAGATGAAACCAGGTACTATTACTCAAGTGCTACACTAAATGTGAAGTACTTttaattttatgttgtttgaggagggaaatatttttattgtttgcttCACTGCATTCATCCGTCAGTCGACAAATCAAGATTTTATACACAAAGCTAATTAAGAGCTTATAAAATGggaagcattttttaaataactgcGCAACAGTTCATAAAATCAAAGCTAAAATTAGTTAGCTGACTGTCAGGTAAACCAGGTAAGAACTGAAACATAGCTATCAGTATCATGAAATTTATGATTTGCTTTTTATTGACACATGAGAAATTGaggtgttgcagcagcagaCCTACATAAATGTGGACAGAGTGAAATTTTGAAAAAGTAACTGCAAGTGGGAAAGCAAATTTTAAGCAGCTTATTTCAGTCTGTTGCTTTAGTAATCCATTATGGGTTCAAGTTTgaaatatgttcatgttttattagaAGACATTTAAACAGAGTATACCGTTACAACTCAAAAGCACATTACTTTGATTATAAACCATAATCATTGTATTTGCACAGCGCATGTCTTGCTTTTCAAAAACCATTTCATATTGAAATTGTAATGCTAAACACTCTGCACTATTTTGTACTTATGCACAAGCATGTATTTAGGGTTTGACAAACTAAGTCATTACTGTAGCTCTTGGGATGGCCATTCCTGTCATGTTTAATTGTGCTTTTTTGCCACcaagaaatgtacatgtaaCCCTCTGCACTGGAGCACCAAGGCCCTGCTCGTTTTTTGCAATTCTTGTATTTGACATGACCCTTTCAGCATTGATAGCCATATCCTTTACTATGCAACTTCCAAGTCACATtagctcttcctcctctgtgctgggTTAGAACTTCTTATGACAGCATGTTATGAGTCCAGCAGTTAAAACCCATTACCTTTGTAAGCAAAGGTCAATGAAATCCATTGGACTACCAAATGCCAAATTCAGTGACCATGCTGCTCCATGTCTTACCTAGTCATGAGCTACCAATTCTTGCCTAGCCATTATTTCCCTTTACTTGGACATAAAATGGACACCATGTTGCAATTATAAAATAGACATGGACGCATTCTTTGGGTTTTCCATTTTATTAAACAACTCTGCACAACAGAAATGGTCAACGCAGCAGAGACATTGGTTCTGGACAGCGACTTTAAGCAGTCTCTTCCTTGGTGATACGGTCCTTCTTGAGTGGTCCCTGTggaagaggaaagacagaatAAGTTGTATGCCAGTAATAATTGTCAGCTGTTGTGTCAGAGCAGCCAAGTGTGCCCAGAGAGTGAACAGGGAGCGAGCACAAAAGGGCACTGCTCCCCTGCCTCACTGGAGTTCACTATGGCACTGGAATGGAACCCAGAGTTCACACTGAAGACTGAACCAGGTTACGAACAGTGCGGAACaataactgaaaacacatctggCAGTGAGCATTTAACAGTTTCAAATTAGATACTAGCTACAGCCCTTTTAACAAAAAGGCACTTTTACAAGTTCATGTTGTCTGACAATTGTTGTGAATCTTAGTGTGACATCTCATTTATCCTGAACAATTCTTCACAAGAATGTTGGCAGATATCACGAAGAGTGTGGTGCAGCAAGTGCTTGAAGCATAAAGTCTTACCATGAACGCCTTCTTTTCCTCCACGGTCTGGAAGCGGCCATGACCGAACTTGGAGGTGGTATCGATAAACTTCAGGTCAATCTTCTCCAATGCGCGACGGCTAGTCTGCACCAGCAGAGACTGCAAGAGCAATGAAGAAACATGAGTTTGGGAACATACCTGCTTCTGGTTAACATTCCCAAACTAAAACTATAGAAACTGCACTACAAGTTGTGCTGCACTTTCCCCCCCCTCTTACCTTGCGCAGGGTCAGCACCCTCTTCTTGACTCCCACAACACAGCCCTTCACCATGACGAAGTCATTGGTCACATCTCCATAGTGGACGAATCCACCCTGTTAAACAGAACGTGGCCAGATCAGTTACATATTCTGTCTCTAGGTAGGATGGTAAAGCAAAAGGCACAGGGTGCACAAATGTCACTTACCAGAGGGTTGATGCTCTTGTTGGACAGGTCATACTCAGTGGAGGCGTTGTTCTTCACCAGCTTTCCATCCTTTGTGTGGTAACCCTGGCCGATCTTGTAGATCTTCTTGTTGATTTCTGTACGGTGGTGGTAACCCTTCTGACCGGCACGAGCCACAGAGAAAGCCACACGGGCAGGATGCCATGCACCGATACAGGCCACCTTACGCAGACCACGATGGGTTTTGCGGGGGAGCTTCTTTGTGTGCCAACGGCTGGTGACACCTGGAAGGAAGGAAATCGTTGAGAGCAAATTTAACTAAAGGACACATGGCTTTTCAGATGGGCTGCCACAATTGAACACACTTCAAAACCAGACAAATTAGTAATTATGATCTTACCCTTGTATCCGTGACCCTTTGTGACACCAATGACGTCAATCATCTCGTCCTGAGTGAAGACTGTGCTGACGGGCACggcctgctccagcttctcacGGGCCCAGTCAACCTTGTCAGAGATGGTGCCGCCGTTCAGCTGCACCTCCATCAGGTGAGACTTCTTCTGCCTCACGGGCAGCAGACGCATCTACACAAATAAGACTGAAGTCAGAACAGTATACAGCCACAAAATGCTTGAAATGTTCAGTTAAATTTTTGCTGTGTAGTCTCAGAAGGAAGGCAGCATGGAAAGTATCCTCATAGGTATCGGGCGCCATGCCTGACGCAAGATCCGTGGTCTCATCACTGACTAGCCAAAAACTAAACTCTGTAAATATTCCAAACATACCAACCTGTGTGTGGGCAATGATGCGGATGACCTGGCAGTACTTCTTCATGGCTGCGAAGtccttctccagctgcttcttGCCCTCATCATCCTGCCATTTCTTGCAGTATTTAGTGAAGGCCTTCTTCTTGGACTTGTACCTGAAAGCACGCAGCGTGGCAGAAGACAGGTTGGCACAGGTCCTTCATAACCCCAAAGGGTCAGCGGAAGAACACAGCGCATAGCTGTTCGCCCTCCCTCCATGTGGATGTGGGGGGGCTGTATCAGCTAATCAGGATTTCGGCTCATGGCGCAGTTTCTAAGAAGCACTTTCCACCGGCCAGAGGAGCCCGGAGCTCATCAGGGCACATGGCACCTGAGCGGAGCTGCCATACAGGCCACCGTAATGTTAGACTCACTCAGTGCAAAATACTTTATTTCCACTGGGCAACTAACATCTGCTTCAAGAACTATTACTAGTCGTGCAAATTCTATTGATGGGGTGTCTCACCAGTTCTTGTAGAAGCGACGCTTGCACTCATCACTGACGTGCTCAGCGAAGATGGTCTTGAAGGAACGCAGGCCGCGGGGGGTGTTGACGTAACCCACGACGCCGACCACCATCATGGGAGGAGTCTCCACAATGGTCACAGCCTCAACCACTTCCTTCTTGTTCACCTCTGCAGAGGAAGGTGAAATATCA contains:
- the rpl3 gene encoding 60S ribosomal protein L3; this translates as MAASARPLLQSYKSHRKFSAPRHGSLGFLPRKRSRRHRGKAKSFPKDDPSKPVHLTAFLGYKAGMTHIVREVDRPGSKVNKKEVVEAVTIVETPPMMVVGVVGYVNTPRGLRSFKTIFAEHVSDECKRRFYKNWYKSKKKAFTKYCKKWQDDEGKKQLEKDFAAMKKYCQVIRIIAHTQMRLLPVRQKKSHLMEVQLNGGTISDKVDWAREKLEQAVPVSTVFTQDEMIDVIGVTKGHGYKGVTSRWHTKKLPRKTHRGLRKVACIGAWHPARVAFSVARAGQKGYHHRTEINKKIYKIGQGYHTKDGKLVKNNASTEYDLSNKSINPLGGFVHYGDVTNDFVMVKGCVVGVKKRVLTLRKSLLVQTSRRALEKIDLKFIDTTSKFGHGRFQTVEEKKAFMGPLKKDRITKEETA